From a region of the Butyrivibrio sp. AE3004 genome:
- a CDS encoding S1 RNA-binding domain-containing protein — MESMEDFKDEIDRSFRQIKEGDILTGTVIGVEDTYVLLDIKYYTQGVIKAEDLSDDPKFNIRTDIKVGDEISATVVATDDGNGNILLSKKEATQILAWDKLKALLESQENVTVTVVEAVKSGVVCFLEGIRAFIPASKISLNYVDDDALNDFVGKKIDVRVITADEKDKKLVLSAREILREKADEERAQKISNVQVGLVTEGTVESLQNYGAFINLGNGLSGLVHISQISNQRIAHPSAVLKVGDKVKVKVTAIKDGKLSLSMKALQDVAATEITEEKIEFESEGEATTSLADLLKKAGF, encoded by the coding sequence ATGGAATCAATGGAAGATTTCAAGGATGAGATTGACAGATCATTTAGGCAGATAAAAGAAGGGGATATTTTAACCGGTACTGTTATAGGAGTAGAAGATACATATGTGCTTCTTGATATTAAATATTATACGCAGGGTGTTATAAAGGCTGAGGATTTAAGTGATGATCCTAAGTTCAATATCCGTACCGATATAAAGGTAGGTGATGAGATTTCTGCTACAGTAGTTGCTACAGATGATGGAAATGGAAATATACTCCTGTCCAAAAAAGAGGCTACTCAGATTCTTGCGTGGGATAAATTGAAAGCGTTATTGGAGAGTCAGGAAAATGTAACGGTTACAGTAGTTGAAGCTGTAAAAAGCGGTGTAGTATGCTTCTTGGAAGGAATAAGAGCGTTTATACCAGCATCTAAAATTTCCTTGAATTATGTAGATGACGATGCTTTAAATGATTTTGTTGGAAAAAAAATAGATGTTAGAGTAATAACAGCTGATGAAAAAGATAAGAAGCTTGTTCTTTCTGCGAGAGAGATTTTGAGAGAGAAGGCAGATGAGGAAAGGGCACAGAAAATATCAAATGTTCAGGTTGGACTTGTAACTGAAGGTACTGTGGAAAGCCTTCAGAATTATGGAGCTTTTATTAATCTTGGTAATGGACTTTCCGGATTGGTTCATATTTCACAAATTTCTAATCAAAGAATTGCGCATCCAAGTGCAGTTTTGAAGGTTGGAGATAAAGTGAAGGTAAAAGTTACAGCTATTAAGGACGGCAAATTGAGCCTTAGTATGAAAGCTCTTCAGGATGTGGCAGCTACGGAAATTACTGAAGAAAAGATAGAGTTCGAGAGTGAGGGAGAAGCTACCACTTCTTTAGCGGATCTTCTTAAAAAAGCAGGCTTTTAA